CTGCACGTCGATGCCCGCGCTGTTGCCCAAAATCGCCAAAATTCGTACCTTGCCCTTGGGCTTGGGCGGTTGCATCACCCGCTGATAGGTGGGGGCGCTGAGGGCAATTTCCAGGTGGGAATGCTGCTCAAATAGCTCTAGCAGATGCCACGGCAGCCGTTGCAGCAGCCGATCTTCCGTCTGCACAATCAGCCGCACGGTGTCAGTCGGCGACAGCGCTGCAAACCAAGTTTCGCGCACCCGCCGAAAGGATTCTGCCCGTAGCCACTCATTCAGGCGATCGCGCAATAGCCGGGCCGCCTGCTGACACGCCGCTCGACTCGCCGACCGCGACACATTTTTGATTTGATGGTCGGGCGCATTCAGCCGTGTGGCAATGCCCAACTGTCGATAGGCCATTTGCCATTGTTGATATAACGCCACCACCTCCGGCGCGGGCGGCAGTTTCCCCACCACCTCGGTTGTCAGTTGCATCGCCAGCCCTGAGGCCGCGTCTGTCTCTTCGCCGACCTGGAGCGTCGCCGGAAACCCCTGCTCAAAGCTGCCTTCACCAAATCGCAGCGTTACTAATTTGTCCACGGCTCTAAATCAAAAATGCTTCTGTTGCGGTCGTGTCACCCAAGGCAACTTGCACCCCAAAGGTTTCGCCAGAGACTCCGCTAAATTGCAGTTGCAGATAGTCTTCGAGCGTGGTGGACTGAGCCTCTAAAAAAACAGTGCCCGACTCGTCCAGAATGCGGAGATATACGTTTGGCGGCAGGCTGGAAGTGCCAGGACTGGGATAAAGCTGGACGCAAATATCGGTTTGTCCAGGCTGTGTGGTGCTGAGGCTAAGTTCCATGACCAGCGGCAGCGAAACGCCCACCTCCACCAGCTTGGCGCGACGCACAGCGGCATTGCTAAGCTGCCGAAAGGCATAGGCGGGGCTGAGCTGCTCTGGACTCAGGACGGCATCCACTGCGCTCCAGCCTGCGTCGATCGCCCCTTGCAGCCATCGTCCCAACTGGTTGAGACTGACTCCTGCCCGTGCCAGCGTCGTAGCAACCAGGGGATGCAGCAGCCGATCAAGATGATCCATCAAATCTTCAGGGGGCTGGAGATGAGCAGGATGCAGCGCTGGTGGGCCGTCGTCCCCTGGTTCCAGGGTGGGGGTAAAGCCCAGAATGGAGGCCTCGCGCTGAGATGCGTCAATGTGAACCGCGACATACCCGATGCGATCGCCCCACACTTCGGGCGGCACTGGGCAGGGCGCGGATACATTTTGAACAGGGCGGCATTCCAGTCGGCCCGCACCAATGACTTCCAAATCGGCAACGTCGGCCGTAAGACGGGCGATCGCATTCCAGCTATCTCCCCGCTCCAAGTCGGTGTCGATACCCATCATTTGTAAATAATCATTGACCACCCACACCGCCAGCGTATTGTGACGCACCTGTTCGGCTTTGGCCGGAGTTGGCTGCTGGCTGGCAAACTGTTGGGCAAGCTGTCGGGCCGCCTGCGGCAGGGGCAGCGTTAATGCGAAATCGTCAATCTCGGCGGTGTTGTATGTCATAGGGTCAGTCCTCGGGCAAGTCCTCCTCTACAGATATCCCTCGGACTCGCCAAATTTACGCAGCCGGGGCAAACACTGCCGCTGGTAAAAACTACTCAGTGTGGAAATGGGCAGCCCAAACTCGGCTGAGATCTCTTCCCAGCTTGCTTCTGGCGGCAGCCGTCGCAGCAACAGCGCCTGACAGTTCACCTCCGGTCGCCCCTTGATGTGGGTTTTCACCAAATCGCCACTGCCGTCCGCTTCTACCCAGTCCCGCACGTCTTGCAAAATAGGCGGCACGTCGGGATTAGCCGCCAGGTTATCCACCGGATCAATCAGTTCCCCTGTCTCGCCAGAGCGTGAGGCCATACCCCGGACAGCGGCCCGCCGAGTTTCCTGCTCTCGACCTTGAATGTAAAAATCTTGCAGCCGCCGCTTCAGATAGGCGCTCAACCAGGTCACCACGCTGCTCTGAGTGGGGTCGTATTTGCGGCCGGTCGTGGCTTCGCAGACGTTTTGGCAGAAATATACCCAGGTCTGCTGGAGCGCATCTTCGTAATAGGCGACATTCTCCCGCCACAGCTTG
The Thermoleptolyngbya sichuanensis A183 DNA segment above includes these coding regions:
- a CDS encoding DUF1822 family protein, translating into MTYNTAEIDDFALTLPLPQAARQLAQQFASQQPTPAKAEQVRHNTLAVWVVNDYLQMMGIDTDLERGDSWNAIARLTADVADLEVIGAGRLECRPVQNVSAPCPVPPEVWGDRIGYVAVHIDASQREASILGFTPTLEPGDDGPPALHPAHLQPPEDLMDHLDRLLHPLVATTLARAGVSLNQLGRWLQGAIDAGWSAVDAVLSPEQLSPAYAFRQLSNAAVRRAKLVEVGVSLPLVMELSLSTTQPGQTDICVQLYPSPGTSSLPPNVYLRILDESGTVFLEAQSTTLEDYLQLQFSGVSGETFGVQVALGDTTATEAFLI
- a CDS encoding sigma-70 family RNA polymerase sigma factor, with the protein product MPEMDELQELVIEACRHPPGSPQRQRALTKVIRLASRKLWRENVAYYEDALQQTWVYFCQNVCEATTGRKYDPTQSSVVTWLSAYLKRRLQDFYIQGREQETRRAAVRGMASRSGETGELIDPVDNLAANPDVPPILQDVRDWVEADGSGDLVKTHIKGRPEVNCQALLLRRLPPEASWEEISAEFGLPISTLSSFYQRQCLPRLRKFGESEGYL